From one Planktothrix agardhii NIES-204 genomic stretch:
- a CDS encoding Na-Ca exchanger/integrin-beta4, with protein MDNFLSELNQSSSPLDFYQIKQEKIPLLSTASVDATIPQIPNQINPTPDAEALLVPVSIQPMSSQLSSSATQSTNIAGKPPSNGTKQDILMGDDIIELPGQARVANYNWGISTNVTETGNNDIDALTGDTKWNLSNLGKQITYSFIEYGDSYYGDSSSNLYELASLAKSKVTQVLNDLEKIIPVDFVETPYSYDNPGVMVFLGYDPASGVAGEAYYPGGSLEAGDVFLGTNQDFSGNWGYHLIAHEVGHAVGLKHPFDDSPNLPEWQDNTNYTVMSYTRPTIPAQYQPLDIKALQYLYGKSGGGSTIPSVKINDISVTEGDFTKTATFRVSLSTPATKTVKVNYQTVDATAWNGYEYGYKSGTITFKPGQKAKTIKIPIYGDNYYQGDSDFWVSLSDPKNAKIKNKNDKWGHCLIREDDF; from the coding sequence ATGGACAACTTTTTATCGGAACTCAATCAATCCTCATCTCCCCTGGACTTTTACCAAATTAAACAGGAGAAAATACCCCTATTATCTACTGCTTCCGTAGATGCAACTATTCCTCAAATTCCTAATCAAATCAACCCAACACCCGATGCTGAAGCTTTGCTCGTTCCTGTGTCAATTCAGCCCATGTCATCACAGTTAAGTTCATCAGCAACTCAGTCAACCAATATTGCTGGAAAACCCCCCTCCAATGGGACAAAACAAGACATCTTAATGGGTGATGATATCATTGAGCTACCTGGGCAAGCCAGAGTAGCAAACTATAACTGGGGTATTTCCACCAATGTCACAGAAACAGGTAACAATGACATAGATGCTCTTACGGGTGACACGAAGTGGAATCTGAGTAATCTAGGGAAGCAAATTACTTATAGTTTTATTGAATATGGTGATTCATATTACGGCGATTCTTCTTCCAATTTATATGAATTAGCCAGTCTAGCTAAAAGCAAAGTAACTCAGGTTTTAAATGACTTGGAAAAAATTATCCCAGTCGATTTCGTGGAAACACCTTACTCCTATGATAATCCTGGAGTGATGGTATTCCTGGGTTATGATCCTGCTTCTGGTGTTGCTGGTGAAGCTTACTATCCAGGGGGTTCTTTAGAAGCAGGAGATGTTTTTCTGGGTACTAATCAAGACTTTAGCGGAAATTGGGGATATCACTTAATTGCCCATGAAGTAGGTCACGCTGTAGGACTCAAACACCCTTTTGATGATAGCCCCAATTTACCCGAGTGGCAAGATAACACAAATTACACAGTGATGAGCTACACTCGACCCACAATTCCCGCACAATATCAACCATTAGATATTAAAGCTTTGCAATACTTATACGGTAAAAGTGGTGGTGGTAGCACAATTCCCTCAGTTAAAATCAATGACATATCTGTAACAGAGGGTGATTTTACGAAAACAGCCACATTTCGAGTTAGTCTTAGTACCCCAGCTACTAAAACTGTAAAAGTTAACTATCAAACAGTTGATGCTACAGCCTGGAATGGTTATGAATATGGTTATAAATCAGGTACGATTACATTTAAACCAGGTCAAAAAGCTAAGACGATTAAAATCCCAATTTATGGGGATAACTATTATCAGGGTGACTCGGATTTTTGGGTTTCTTTAAGTGATCCTAAAAACGCCAAAATCAAAAATAAAAATGATAAATGGGGTCATTGTTTGATTCGGGAAGATGATTTTTAG
- a CDS encoding hemolysin-type calcium-binding region produces MAEVIKFGVPVTSTIGNAGQSEGYTFKATKGDQISVAMGSEAINPQIKFYAPSGDLIAEKSDWYSNDIGLLAKANQTGTYTVLVSDIRGYQTGDYGLTVQRTNRPGNATAAKFGVPLTDTIDNSGEEDSYSFTAQKGDQISVDMGSGAINPQIKFYAPSGDLIAEKSDWYSNDIGLLAKANQTGTYTVLVSDIRGYQTGDYGLTVQRTNHPGNATAAKFGVPLTDTIGNPGEVDSYSFTAKKGDQISVDMGSEAINPQIKFYGPSGDLIAEKSDWYSNDIGLLANANQTGTYTVLVSDIRGYQTGDYGLTVQRTNHPGNATPIKNLSSLSDTINNLGQVDAYSFTGQAGTKISFSMGSDAINPEIELYSPDGLLIRSVADWYSQNMELVATLTQNGAYTVLVSDTRGYQTGDYGVTLASLGKPKGLTKNGTSKSEEIKGDYGYDTLNGGSGNDTLSGYDGQDKLIGGDGKDILSGGIGEDVLDGGKSSDTLTGEQGRDQFLFKTNSKFKSGDIGIDTIADFGPDIDKIVLDKTTFNSLSSKAGNGFSTNTEFAVVKTDEAADRSKGEIVYNSTNGNLFYNPNGVVSGSSGGGLFAVLTGNPKLTASDFVLQN; encoded by the coding sequence ATGGCAGAAGTGATTAAATTCGGAGTTCCAGTTACTAGCACAATTGGTAATGCAGGTCAAAGTGAGGGCTATACTTTTAAAGCGACTAAAGGCGATCAAATATCTGTAGCAATGGGGAGTGAAGCTATTAACCCACAAATCAAATTCTATGCCCCTAGTGGAGATCTGATTGCTGAAAAGTCGGATTGGTACAGTAATGACATAGGATTGTTAGCCAAAGCCAATCAAACTGGGACTTACACGGTCTTGGTTAGTGATATCCGGGGATATCAAACAGGCGACTATGGTTTAACTGTCCAAAGAACTAATCGTCCGGGTAATGCGACTGCTGCTAAATTTGGTGTTCCTCTAACAGATACTATTGATAATTCAGGAGAGGAAGATAGTTACAGTTTCACAGCCCAAAAAGGCGATCAAATATCTGTAGATATGGGGAGTGGGGCTATTAACCCACAAATCAAATTCTATGCCCCTAGTGGAGATCTGATTGCTGAAAAGTCGGATTGGTACAGTAATGACATAGGATTGTTAGCCAAAGCCAATCAAACTGGGACTTACACGGTCTTGGTTAGTGATATCCGGGGATATCAAACAGGCGACTATGGTTTAACTGTACAACGAACTAATCATCCGGGTAATGCGACTGCTGCTAAATTTGGTGTTCCTCTAACAGATACTATTGGTAATCCAGGAGAGGTAGATAGTTACAGTTTCACGGCAAAAAAAGGCGATCAAATATCTGTAGATATGGGGAGTGAGGCGATTAACCCACAAATCAAATTCTATGGCCCTAGTGGAGATCTGATTGCTGAAAAGTCAGATTGGTACAGTAATGACATAGGATTGTTAGCCAACGCTAATCAAACTGGGACTTACACGGTCTTGGTTAGTGATATCCGGGGATATCAAACAGGCGACTATGGTTTAACTGTACAACGAACTAATCATCCGGGTAATGCGACTCCCATCAAAAATCTTTCTTCCCTGTCTGATACTATTAATAACCTTGGCCAAGTAGATGCTTACAGTTTTACAGGCCAGGCTGGTACTAAAATTTCTTTCAGCATGGGGAGTGATGCCATCAACCCAGAAATCGAACTGTATAGTCCTGATGGTCTTTTGATCAGATCTGTTGCGGATTGGTACAGTCAGAATATGGAATTAGTGGCAACATTGACCCAGAATGGGGCTTACACTGTATTAGTTAGTGATACTCGGGGATACCAAACCGGCGACTATGGCGTAACACTAGCAAGTCTAGGAAAACCTAAAGGTCTGACTAAAAATGGCACATCCAAGAGTGAAGAAATCAAAGGAGACTATGGTTATGATACCTTGAATGGTGGGTCTGGTAACGATACTCTGAGTGGCTATGATGGTCAGGATAAACTCATAGGTGGTGATGGTAAAGATATTCTTTCTGGGGGAATTGGCGAGGATGTATTAGATGGGGGTAAAAGCAGCGACACCCTCACAGGAGAACAGGGACGAGATCAATTTTTATTCAAAACTAACAGTAAATTTAAAAGTGGCGATATCGGCATTGATACAATCGCTGATTTTGGGCCTGATATTGATAAAATTGTTCTCGATAAAACCACATTTAACAGTTTAAGCAGTAAAGCAGGTAATGGCTTTAGTACCAATACAGAATTTGCTGTCGTCAAAACTGATGAAGCTGCGGACAGAAGCAAAGGAGAAATTGTCTATAACTCCACAAATGGCAATTTATTCTATAACCCTAATGGTGTAGTTAGTGGTTCTAGTGGGGGAGGATTATTTGCTGTTTTGACAGGTAATCCCAAATTAACCGCATCTGATTTTGTGTTGCAAAATTAG
- a CDS encoding hemolysin-type calcium-binding region: MNNPLSQLNSVIFPLDDSFPFPEQNFTTQLQSIPEKQDFLLLKTSIFEPEEDPNLLLTSKSQQFVEPTEIESQSIPKINKNSNIADKSSDKEIKDVLTGNVQNSSQRLARSGQVDNAGNEFATARDLGTLSKKQIFRDFVGDSDAIDYYRFQVTEKGSVVNLSLKGLSSNADLALYNSNGESIDSSYNQGTTAELINTPLEVGTYYIKVSPDYWSSSNTQYNLTVSSKPDVGNTIKDAYNLGVLKEKKNLTDFVVGEWYDKSDPADYYRFQIKKWSNVKLAVTGLENEANVELLSGSGALIKSLDSVGDSAQTITETLKPGSYYIKADTNWTQAKYNIELSSSAASENPASISNLSFSGKEGDKGTFEIQLKQKPKSDITLKFINGKYLTVDADNDVLTGTQDTITFTPANWNKPRKASFIAEVDGVKSNRNSGNTIDYSISGSMKGGGTYNLGTIVNTYAPDNQNFNIDLDFRNDYLNFWTPEKQKIAQQAADDWARLIDNEHKNSYLANQEIFPPTTEQTNPFKVNRFVDDLVIFVNAYGKDDGWAGWGGPSNGYSQSEPLSTYGGVSINSNSYNTGNKGQDNSGIYNVVAHEIGHVLGLVGLNYTSGKLIKENEFTGAYSRALNGGKNIPLQSGGAHPKDMKSIMSYSYFGSTVTAFDKRLLADTGYKVYGINAQGKPGEMSEFGQLLESSEKDDTLETARRIGTLNSNKRTFNEFVGAVDFGDYYRFSVGGKGGTLNLNLDGLSSNAEVTLLNSKEEWVNGSYKPSNLAESITTFLEPGTYYVDIWSPQGAEDTNYKLSLQLTSTFAKPTLTGTTAINGTGNNQANIINGNTANNILNGSAGNNSIQGNGGVDKLLGSDGNDSLNGGAGNDTLTGGIGVDKFIYNTNAAFTTTAVGVDTITDFDISQTDQIVLDKTTFTSISSAAGTGFSVASEFAKVTTDALAATRAADIVYNSTTGGLFYNQNGTAAGLGTGAQFLTLTNKPALTATQFLIQA; the protein is encoded by the coding sequence ATGAATAACCCATTATCACAACTCAACTCTGTAATATTTCCCCTGGATGATTCTTTCCCATTCCCAGAACAAAATTTCACAACCCAATTGCAATCTATTCCAGAAAAACAGGATTTTCTTCTCCTCAAAACCAGTATTTTTGAACCCGAAGAAGACCCGAATTTGCTACTAACATCAAAATCTCAGCAATTTGTAGAACCCACAGAAATAGAATCTCAAAGTATTCCAAAAATTAACAAAAATAGTAATATTGCCGATAAATCCTCTGACAAGGAAATAAAAGATGTTTTAACTGGAAATGTACAAAACTCAAGCCAGAGGTTAGCACGGTCGGGACAAGTAGATAACGCAGGTAACGAGTTTGCTACGGCTCGTGATTTGGGTACACTTAGCAAAAAGCAAATTTTCCGTGACTTCGTGGGTGATAGTGATGCTATTGACTATTATCGGTTTCAAGTAACAGAAAAAGGCAGTGTCGTCAATCTATCACTTAAAGGGTTAAGCAGTAATGCTGATTTAGCCTTATATAACAGTAATGGCGAATCGATTGATAGTTCTTATAATCAAGGAACTACAGCCGAACTAATTAACACTCCCCTAGAAGTTGGTACTTACTACATAAAAGTTTCACCCGATTACTGGTCTAGCTCTAATACTCAATATAATCTCACCGTCAGTAGCAAGCCAGATGTGGGAAATACAATCAAAGATGCCTACAATCTTGGAGTTCTTAAAGAGAAGAAAAATCTCACTGATTTTGTGGTCGGGGAATGGTATGACAAAAGCGATCCAGCAGATTATTACCGCTTTCAGATCAAGAAATGGAGTAATGTAAAACTGGCTGTAACAGGACTAGAAAATGAAGCCAATGTAGAATTACTTAGTGGTAGTGGTGCTCTGATTAAAAGTTTAGATTCGGTTGGTGACTCGGCTCAAACTATTACTGAAACCTTGAAACCTGGCTCTTACTATATTAAAGCTGATACTAACTGGACGCAAGCTAAATATAATATCGAGTTATCATCGAGTGCTGCTTCTGAAAATCCAGCTAGTATTAGTAATCTATCCTTTAGTGGCAAAGAAGGAGATAAAGGCACATTTGAAATCCAATTGAAACAAAAACCTAAGTCCGATATCACCCTCAAATTTATTAATGGCAAATACTTAACTGTAGATGCGGATAATGATGTTTTGACAGGAACTCAAGACACGATTACCTTTACCCCCGCTAACTGGAATAAACCGCGTAAAGCTAGTTTTATTGCGGAAGTGGATGGAGTTAAATCTAATCGCAATTCAGGAAATACAATAGATTATTCTATCAGTGGCAGCATGAAAGGGGGAGGTACTTACAACTTAGGAACCATTGTTAATACTTACGCACCTGACAATCAAAACTTCAATATTGACTTAGATTTTCGTAATGATTATCTAAATTTCTGGACACCTGAAAAGCAGAAAATCGCCCAGCAAGCTGCCGATGATTGGGCAAGATTAATTGACAATGAACATAAGAATTCATATCTAGCAAATCAAGAGATTTTCCCACCGACAACAGAACAAACCAACCCTTTCAAAGTTAATCGATTTGTAGATGACTTGGTAATCTTTGTAAATGCTTATGGTAAAGATGATGGTTGGGCAGGATGGGGTGGCCCAAGCAATGGATATTCTCAATCAGAGCCTCTATCTACTTATGGTGGAGTTTCTATTAACTCCAATTCTTATAATACGGGCAATAAAGGACAAGACAATAGTGGGATATACAATGTTGTTGCTCATGAAATCGGTCATGTCCTTGGGCTTGTCGGTCTAAATTATACCAGTGGTAAGTTGATTAAAGAAAACGAGTTCACTGGTGCTTATTCCCGTGCTTTGAATGGAGGTAAAAATATTCCTTTGCAGTCAGGTGGCGCTCATCCAAAAGATATGAAATCTATCATGTCTTACAGTTATTTTGGAAGCACTGTAACTGCATTTGATAAACGATTACTAGCAGATACTGGATATAAAGTCTATGGTATTAACGCCCAAGGCAAACCTGGAGAAATGTCTGAATTTGGACAGTTATTGGAATCTAGCGAAAAAGATGATACCCTAGAAACGGCTCGTCGAATTGGAACTCTCAACAGTAATAAACGCACTTTCAATGAGTTTGTGGGGGCTGTTGATTTCGGGGACTATTACCGCTTTAGTGTAGGTGGTAAAGGTGGCACTTTAAATCTCAACTTAGATGGACTCAGTAGTAATGCAGAAGTAACATTACTAAACAGTAAAGAAGAATGGGTTAACGGTTCTTACAAACCTAGTAATTTAGCTGAATCAATTACAACCTTTTTGGAACCGGGTACATACTATGTGGATATCTGGTCGCCACAAGGTGCTGAAGATACTAACTATAAACTCAGTTTGCAGCTAACATCAACCTTTGCAAAACCGACCTTAACTGGGACAACTGCTATTAATGGTACGGGTAATAATCAGGCTAATATTATTAACGGTAATACTGCTAATAATATCCTGAATGGCAGTGCCGGAAATAATTCAATACAGGGTAATGGAGGAGTTGATAAACTATTAGGTAGCGATGGCAATGACTCTCTTAATGGTGGTGCTGGAAATGATACCCTTACAGGTGGAATAGGTGTAGATAAATTTATCTATAATACCAATGCAGCCTTTACGACTACTGCGGTGGGTGTCGATACGATTACAGACTTTGATATCTCACAAACCGATCAAATTGTCTTGGATAAAACCACTTTTACCAGTATTAGCAGTGCTGCGGGAACTGGATTTTCTGTTGCCAGTGAATTTGCTAAAGTTACCACCGATGCCTTAGCTGCTACCCGTGCCGCCGATATTGTTTATAATAGTACAACCGGAGGATTATTCTACAATCAAAACGGCACAGCCGCAGGTTTGGGTACAGGGGCTCAATTCTTAACCTTAACCAATAAACCTGCCTTAACAGCAACTCAATTTTTAATTCAAGCCTAA
- a CDS encoding membrane protein of uknown function, whose product MSDLIAIAYDDEYKAEEVRMTLIKLQKEHLIELEDAAVIVKNAEGKIKLNQAIDLTTAGAVSGGFWGLLIGTLFLSPLLGAAVGAAAGAASGALSDIGVDDKFMKSLGETLQPKTSALFVLVRKVTPDKVLEEIAPYGGTVLRTSLTKDEEAQLQEVLSTRGVSV is encoded by the coding sequence ATGAGTGACTTAATTGCGATCGCCTACGATGACGAATATAAAGCCGAAGAAGTCCGTATGACTTTGATTAAATTACAAAAAGAACATTTAATCGAATTAGAAGACGCTGCCGTAATTGTCAAGAATGCTGAAGGAAAAATCAAACTCAACCAAGCCATTGATTTAACCACTGCGGGTGCAGTCAGTGGCGGATTTTGGGGTTTATTAATTGGGACATTATTCCTTAGCCCCCTGTTGGGTGCAGCCGTGGGAGCCGCTGCTGGAGCCGCCAGTGGTGCTTTAAGTGATATTGGGGTGGATGATAAATTCATGAAATCTTTAGGGGAAACCTTACAACCGAAAACCTCTGCCCTCTTTGTATTAGTGCGGAAAGTCACCCCCGATAAAGTCTTAGAAGAAATCGCCCCCTATGGTGGAACAGTGTTAAGAACTTCTTTAACTAAAGATGAAGAAGCTCAACTACAAGAGGTTTTGAGTACCCGAGGCGTGTCCGTTTAA
- a CDS encoding transaldolase/EF-hand domain-containing protein translates to MGQTLLEQLREITVVVADTGDIQAIEMYTPRDATTNPSLITAAAQMPQYESIVDDTLKKARQDLGGSATPAEVANLAFERLAVAFGLKILAIIPGRVSTEVDARLSYDTETTIAKGRYIIEQYEAAGISRDRILIKIASTWEGIKAAEVLEKDGIHCNLTLLFGIHQAIACAEAGATLISPFVGRILDWYKKDTGRDSYPPQKTPEFYLSPKFITIIKNLAIKQK, encoded by the coding sequence ATGGGACAAACTCTACTCGAACAACTACGGGAAATCACCGTTGTCGTGGCGGATACCGGAGATATCCAAGCCATTGAGATGTATACCCCCAGAGATGCAACCACCAACCCCTCCTTAATTACTGCCGCTGCCCAAATGCCCCAATATGAAAGTATTGTGGATGATACCCTCAAAAAAGCTCGTCAGGATTTGGGAGGGAGTGCAACGCCTGCTGAAGTGGCAAATTTAGCTTTTGAAAGGTTAGCCGTTGCTTTTGGATTAAAGATATTAGCTATTATTCCCGGGCGCGTCTCCACGGAAGTCGATGCTCGGTTATCTTATGATACGGAAACCACCATTGCTAAAGGTCGTTATATTATCGAGCAATACGAAGCGGCGGGGATTTCTCGCGATCGCATTTTAATTAAAATTGCCTCAACTTGGGAAGGGATTAAAGCAGCCGAAGTCCTAGAAAAAGATGGGATTCATTGTAATTTAACCCTATTATTTGGCATTCATCAAGCGATCGCCTGTGCAGAGGCTGGAGCGACCTTAATTTCTCCCTTTGTCGGCCGGATTTTAGATTGGTACAAAAAAGACACCGGACGAGATTCCTACCCCCCGCAGAAGACCCCGGAGTTCTATCTGTCACCCAAATTTATAACTATTATAAAAAATTTGGCTATCAAACAGAAGTGA
- a CDS encoding transaldolase — MGASFRNIGEITELAGCDLLTISPALLEELQSTIGDLPRKLNPETAASLDLEKISIDQDTFNRMHAEDPMASEKLEEGIKGFSKALEALEKFLAERLARLEGEEVISHAAEDIFRAYDLDGDGYITREEWSGTDAVFDALDQDNDGQITAEEMAAGLGVSFNLAPV, encoded by the coding sequence ATGGGGGCTAGTTTCCGTAATATTGGGGAAATTACCGAGTTAGCCGGATGTGATTTATTAACAATTTCTCCCGCTCTATTAGAAGAATTACAATCAACTATTGGCGACCTTCCCCGCAAACTCAATCCCGAAACCGCCGCCAGTTTAGACCTAGAAAAAATCTCCATTGATCAAGATACCTTTAACCGAATGCACGCCGAAGATCCGATGGCTTCGGAAAAATTAGAAGAAGGAATTAAAGGGTTTTCCAAGGCCTTAGAAGCCCTAGAAAAATTCTTAGCTGAACGTCTAGCTCGTTTAGAAGGAGAAGAAGTAATTAGTCATGCAGCTGAAGATATTTTCCGCGCCTATGATTTAGATGGCGATGGCTATATTACCCGGGAAGAATGGTCAGGAACAGACGCCGTATTTGATGCCCTCGATCAAGATAATGATGGTCAAATTACCGCCGAAGAAATGGCCGCCGGGTTGGGGGTATCCTTCAACTTAGCCCCGGTTTAA
- a CDS encoding glycogen/starch/alpha-glucan phosphorylase: MSPLIPDSIFNSLMADYSETAPALEDLQREFTTNLLYLQGQLPTTATPQELYQALAYTIRQFLMPSWVKTTQNYSQNKVKQICYFSTEYTLGSHLANHLVNCNLWEPFQKSLKAFNLNLQDLIDQEIEPSLGYGNVAQLPIDELDSLSTLNLPAIAYGIRYEFGSFDQEIYHGWQVEKIDKWLRYGNPWEIARPEATVNVQLGGYTEAYYDQKERYRVRWIPQRCIKGVPYHTPISGYQSHTVNTLILWKAEPIVSYNSQDFNIGDYYGIVQGKPFVELLTKVLYPHDEKIQQKQLRLEQQFFFVSCSLQDMIRNHLATGENLETFHQHYSIQLHDTASAIAIAELMRLFVDEYSLEWEKSWSITRQTFTYLNPTLLPEAQEKWSVGLLGSLLPRHLEIIYEINNRLLIGVRSQYPGDFNKLSRLSLIDETGERYVRMTHLACIGSYAINGISLWQTERLKQSIIPDFYELTPEKFRAISSGITPRRWLVLANPPLAELITYKIGNSWIKNFADLHRLESELDQVEFRLAWRNIKQENKRKLADYIQQNCGITVNTDSIFDILIERIQEYKRQHLNILKIITLYNRIRKHPDGDYVPQTFIFAGKTAPGYVMGKLMIKLIHAVGQVINSDPIIGDRLKVVFIPNVNQTLSQHIYPAADVSEHLAMAGKKAGGIAILKPAFNGALTLGIVDGASEELRHAVGAENFFNFGLSLAEIEVLKAKGYNPWSYYYANESLRESIDQIASGYFSQGDPNLFKTLIDALLYHDEYMVFADYQSYIDCQDKISQTYRDWETWTRMSILNVARLGRFSSDGIVQAYSENVWRIHPV; encoded by the coding sequence ATGAGTCCATTAATTCCCGATTCTATTTTCAACTCTCTAATGGCTGATTATTCTGAAACAGCACCCGCTTTAGAGGATTTACAACGAGAGTTTACAACTAACTTGCTCTATCTTCAAGGTCAATTACCCACCACCGCAACCCCCCAAGAATTATATCAAGCATTAGCCTATACTATTCGACAGTTTTTAATGCCCTCCTGGGTGAAAACAACTCAAAATTATTCCCAAAATAAAGTTAAACAAATTTGCTATTTTTCTACTGAATATACTTTAGGATCTCATTTAGCTAATCATTTAGTTAATTGCAATTTATGGGAACCATTCCAAAAATCTTTAAAAGCTTTTAATTTAAACTTACAAGACTTAATTGATCAAGAAATAGAACCCAGTTTAGGCTATGGAAATGTTGCCCAATTACCTATTGATGAATTAGATTCTCTGTCTACCTTGAATCTGCCCGCTATTGCCTATGGAATTCGTTATGAATTTGGTAGTTTTGATCAAGAAATTTATCACGGTTGGCAAGTCGAAAAGATTGATAAATGGTTGCGGTATGGAAATCCCTGGGAAATTGCCCGTCCCGAGGCTACGGTAAATGTGCAGCTAGGGGGTTATACGGAAGCCTATTATGACCAAAAAGAACGCTATCGGGTGCGTTGGATTCCCCAGCGTTGCATCAAAGGAGTTCCATATCATACACCGATTTCCGGTTATCAAAGTCATACTGTTAATACCTTAATATTATGGAAAGCAGAACCGATTGTTTCCTATAATTCTCAGGATTTTAATATTGGAGATTATTATGGAATTGTTCAGGGAAAACCATTCGTTGAATTACTCACAAAAGTATTATATCCCCATGATGAAAAAATTCAACAAAAACAACTGCGTTTAGAACAACAATTCTTTTTTGTCTCCTGTTCTCTCCAAGATATGATTCGGAATCATCTGGCAACTGGAGAAAATTTAGAGACATTTCATCAACACTATTCTATTCAACTCCATGATACGGCTAGTGCGATCGCGATCGCAGAATTAATGCGATTATTTGTTGATGAATATAGCTTAGAATGGGAAAAATCCTGGTCAATTACTAGACAAACCTTTACCTATCTTAACCCAACTTTATTACCGGAAGCTCAGGAAAAATGGTCTGTGGGATTATTAGGAAGTTTATTACCCCGTCACCTAGAAATTATCTATGAAATTAATAATCGATTGTTAATTGGAGTTCGCAGTCAATATCCGGGAGATTTTAATAAATTATCTCGACTTTCTTTGATTGATGAAACAGGAGAAAGATATGTTAGAATGACTCATTTAGCTTGTATTGGAAGTTATGCGATTAATGGAATTTCTCTCTGGCAAACCGAACGTTTAAAACAATCAATTATTCCTGATTTTTATGAATTAACACCGGAAAAATTTAGAGCAATTAGTAGTGGGATTACCCCTCGGCGTTGGTTGGTTTTAGCCAATCCCCCTTTGGCCGAATTAATTACCTATAAAATTGGCAATAGCTGGATTAAAAATTTTGCGGATTTGCATCGTTTAGAATCAGAATTAGATCAGGTAGAATTTCGTTTAGCTTGGCGAAATATTAAGCAAGAAAATAAACGAAAACTGGCTGATTATATTCAACAAAATTGTGGGATTACGGTAAATACTGATTCTATTTTTGATATTTTAATTGAACGAATTCAAGAATATAAACGTCAACATTTGAATATTTTAAAAATTATTACCCTCTACAATCGCATTCGCAAACATCCTGATGGGGATTATGTTCCCCAAACCTTTATTTTTGCTGGAAAAACTGCCCCCGGTTATGTGATGGGGAAATTGATGATTAAATTAATTCATGCGGTGGGTCAAGTGATTAATTCCGATCCTATTATCGGCGATCGCTTAAAAGTCGTATTTATTCCTAATGTTAATCAAACTTTAAGTCAACATATCTATCCCGCCGCCGATGTCTCTGAACATTTAGCAATGGCGGGGAAAAAAGCCGGGGGAATTGCGATTTTAAAACCTGCTTTTAATGGAGCCTTAACATTAGGAATTGTAGATGGAGCTAGTGAAGAATTACGCCATGCAGTGGGAGCAGAAAATTTCTTTAATTTTGGATTAAGTTTAGCTGAAATTGAAGTTTTAAAAGCTAAAGGTTATAATCCTTGGAGTTATTATTATGCCAATGAAAGCCTACGAGAAAGTATTGATCAAATAGCGTCGGGTTATTTTTCCCAAGGCGATCCGAATCTGTTTAAAACCTTAATTGATGCCCTATTATATCACGATGAATATATGGTTTTTGCTGATTACCAATCCTATATTGATTGTCAAGATAAAATCAGCCAAACCTATCGAGATTGGGAAACCTGGACGAGAATGTCTATTTTAAATGTGGCTCGTTTAGGTCGTTTTTCTTCCGATGGAATTGTCCAGGCTTATTCTGAGAATGTTTGGCGGATTCATCCAGTTTAG